A window of Komagataella phaffii GS115 chromosome 1, complete sequence contains these coding sequences:
- a CDS encoding Cytoplasmic protein with a role in regulation of Ty1 transposition translates to MEDFGPVVRYGPITALQFKDGKLYSGNGPSIEVYDYVTGEMVGQRTVFKDNRVHGLQGSNDGSSVAIHGAKSLLISRWDHLFDEERTLDEFFVSDWIISTSFSYDNSLLYVLTAHNAVLVICLNSLQIIETLHCNERSILYSGSIRVLPDKVIVCAGTVMSGILLWDLSSRSVIHNLKGHEGSIFGVQADTNGELVVSCSDDRSVKVWDLESGECLMSGWGHGARIWSLQFYDNNTKVFSASEDCTARSWAVDREKGELKCLKVFDTHYGKHIWGAAISQDELIAATGGADGRIRLVDLNSKLARKGFQELEFSVDSISKSTGSPFAKDEILKGVAEFDNLIVAVTSKGKILQKTGQDNWILIEQDPSLENFVIMKSQKERRLVLLSNNKGYIRLLQFDRLLIQDILIPNSVFEHSKSNISNVLIADYDEHSVLICTETPNPKEPFLLTIIDLEENIKFTQHTLIKPDMRFVSSCISFDIVNKWLLIGSRYTTIALYDISTLKNDLEPFKVWKKYVPGDTISSLKVLSSIEDESLIILTTRDGWFYYIQLSKSNNSITDLIVQENRVQKGFVEGCFIHPSSGDLLLYGFKSSLFFLWNETKQLEVFNEICGGPHRLWQFNIRDANTNDYSFIYTRASVLNVRHTGSSLWKGDSILRQGTHGREVRDISISSSSVNGKRLLLTGSEDTTLKLSSIDENSLEITQYWTLRKHVSGLQKAKIIHQDKELGLQYALSSAAREEFFVWLISESIQGSVPLISNYATLPPSSEIHPDLRIMDFDVMKRADESGKVTGFLISTVYSDSTIKVWDFSITKREFRLVIDGKYTTICIWNVKFLQLGGNLYILTAGTDGHVCIWDITHSLNDSGYSLLSGGQIQGHCIGGSKLGELLVKQQIHQSGIKAMDFVQASSTELLIITGGDDNALGLLNLTFTPEKSTLNLSIVDFKDSAATSTITGLNVIDSSTFFTTSVDQVVRIWKIDQDKLVLQAQKRTAVADTGCSDVCNISGKNYAVIGGAGLSLWGVN, encoded by the coding sequence ATGGAAGATTTTGGCCCAGTAGTCCGCTATGGACCGATAACAGCTCTTCAGTTTAAAGACGGAAAACTTTACTCTGGAAACGGGCCTTCCATTGAAGTGTATGACTATGTGACAGGAGAGATGGTGGGACAAAGAACCGTCTTTAAAGATAATAGAGTCCATGGGTTACAAGGTTCCAATGACGGCAGTTCAGTGGCTATTCATGGTGCTAAATCTCTGCTTATCTCTCGATGGGATCATTTGTTTGATGAGGAGAGGACACTAGATGAATTTTTTGTCAGTGATTGGATTATCTCAACTTCGTTCAGCTATGATAACTCCTTGTTGTACGTCCTGACGGCTCATAATGCTGTTTTGGTAATCTGTCTGAATTCACTTCAAATAATTGAAACTCTTCATTGCAACGAGAGAAGTATTTTGTACTCGGGATCAATCAGAGTTCTTCCTGATAAGGTTATCGTCTGTGCAGGAACAGTGATGAGTGGCATTTTATTATGGGACTTGAGCTCTCGTTCCGTTATTCACAATCTAAAAGGTCATGAAGGCTCCATATTTGGAGTACAAGCTGACACTAACGGAGAATTGGTGGTGTCCTGTTCCGATGATCGATCTGTCAAAGTGTGGGATCTTGAATCTGGGGAATGTCTCATGAGTGGATGGGGTCACGGGGCTAGAATTTGGAGTTTACAGTTTTATGACAATAATACCAAAGTATTTAGTGCTTCTGAGGACTGTACAGCCCGCTCTTGGGCTGTAGACAGAGAAAAAGGGGAACTTAAGTgcttgaaagtttttgacACTCATTATGGAAAGCATATTTGGGGTGCAGCTATTTCTCAGGATGAATTAATAGCGGCTACTGGAGGAGCTGATGGGAGAATAAGACTAGTCGATCTGAATAGTAAACTGGCCAGGAAAGGGTTTCAAGAATTAGAATTTTCTGTAGACTCCATCAGTAAATCGACCGGTTCACCGTTTGCCAAAGatgaaatcttgaaaggAGTTGCAGAGTTTGATAACCTGATTGTGGCAGTTACTTCAAAGGGTAAAATCTTACAGAAAACGGGGCAAGATAATTGGATACTAATAGAACAAGACCCATCCCTGGAAAATTTTGTCATTAtgaaaagtcaaaaagaaagaaggttgGTATTATTATCCAACAATAAAGGATACATTCGACTCCTGCAATTTGATCGCTTGCTTATTCAAGACATTTTGATACCTAATTCTGTGTTTGAACATAGTAAATCCAACATTTCTAATGTCTTGATTGCCGATTACGACGAACATTCAGTTCTTATCTGTACTGAAACTCCCAACCCTAAAGAGCCATTTCTTCTCACCATCATAGACTTGGAGGAGAACATCAAGTTCACTCAGCACACATTAATCAAACCAGACATGAGATTTGTCTCTAGttgtatttcttttgatattgtCAACAAATGGTTACTAATTGGTTCCAGGTATACCACCATCGCCTTGTATGATAtctcaactttgaaaaatgattTAGAGCCTTTTAAAGTGTGGAAGAAATACGTTCCTGGTGACACGAtctcatctttgaaagtgTTATcctccattgaagatgaatctCTGATAATTTTAACAACTAGAGATGGGTGGTTCTACTACATTCAattgtcaaaatcaaacaatAGCATTACTGATTtaattgttcaagagaacAGAGTTCAGAAAGGTTTCGTGGAGGGCTGTTTTATTCATCCGTCAAGTGGGGATTTACTGCTCTACGGATTCAAGTCTTCCTTATTTTTTCTGTGGAATGAAACCAAACAACTAGAAGTTTTTAATGAGATTTGCGGAGGGCCTCATAGATTGTGGCAATTCAACATCAGAGATGCAAATACCAATGACTACTCATTCATTTATACTCGAGCCTCCGTTTTGAACGTCAGACATACCGGATCCTCCTTGTGGAAAGGAGATAGTATTTTAAGGCAAGGAACACATGGAAGGGAAGTTCGTGATATATCTATTTCCTCAAGCTCTGTGAACGGAAAACGATTACTGCTCACTGGCTCCGAAGATACAACATTGAAACTCTCCAGCATAGATGAAAACTCCTTAGAAATCACTCAATATTGGACTCTTAGAAAGCATGTTAGTGGTCTTCAAAAGGCCAAGATAATTCATCAAGATAAGGAGCTTGGTTTACAATATGCTTTGAGTTCTGCTGCAAGAGAGGAATTCTTTGTATGGTTGATCTCTGAAAGTATCCAGGGAAGCGTACCTTTGATCTCTAATTATGCTACTTTGCCACCATCAAGTGAAATACATCCTGATCTTCGTATTATGGACTTTGATGTTATGAAACGAGCCGATGAAAGCGGTAAAGTTACGGGCTTCTTGATATCCACAGTGTATTCAGATTCTACTATCAAAGTATGGGATTTTTCAATTACAAAAAGAGAGTTCCGGCTAGTAATTGACGGAAAATATACCACCATTTGCATATGGAATGTGAAGTTCCTTCAACTTGGAGGCAATCTGTACATTTTGACGGCAGGTACTGACGGGCACGTTTGCATCTGGGATATCACAcattctttgaatgacaGTGGCTACAGCCTTTTATCTGGGGGTCAAATCCAGGGACATTGCATCGGCGGATCCAAATTGGGAGAGCTACTGGTTAAACAGCAAATCCATCAATCCGGGATCAAAGCTATGGACTTTGTTCAAGCTTCCAGTACTGAACTACTCATTATTACTGGAGGTGATGACAATGCACTGGGGTTACTGAATCTGACGTTTACACCTGAAAAATCTACTCTAAACTTGAGCATTGTTGATTTTAAAGACTCTGCCGCTACTTCCACCATTACGGGCCTCAATGTAATTGATTCTAGCACGTTTTTCACCACCTCTGTTGATCAAGTAGTTCGAATTTGGAAGATTGACCAGGACAAACTAGTTCTACAGGCTCAAAAACGA
- a CDS encoding Protein of the Sec1p/Munc-18 family, essential for vacuolar protein sorting, translating into MDLVKVGQSYVDKIVTDTGIKVLLLDDITSSIISLVSTQSELLNHQVYLIDKLENENRDTIKQLDCVCFLSVSEKTINLLVEELGAPKYKSYKLYFNNVVPNSFLERLAERDDLEMVDKVMELFLDYDILNKNLFSFKQLNIFNSIDAWNQQQFLLTLASLKSLCFSLQTNPIIRYESNSRMCSKLASDLSYEFGQSSKIMEKFPVNDIPPVLLILDRKNDPITPLLNPWTYQSMVHELLGIFNNTVDLTGTPSDLPPDLIKLVLNPSQDPFYAQSLYLNFGDLSDSIKTYVNEYKEKTVKHNSNELTDLNDMKHFLESFPEFKKLSNNISKHMGLITELDRKINENHLWQVSELEQSIAVNDNHNADLQELEKLLTSQEFKIANNLKVKLVCLYAIRYELHPNNQLPKMLSILLQQGVPEFEINTVNRMLKYSGSTKRLNDDSESSIFNQATNNLLQGFKQSHENDNIYMQHIPRLERVISKLVKNKLPTAHYPTLINDFLKKQRPVSDLNGARLQDIIIFFVGGVTYEEARIINNFNLVNKSTRIVIGGTTVHNTNSFMTQVLELE; encoded by the coding sequence ATGGACTTGGTTAAGGTTGGACAATCCTACGTGGATAAAATTGTCACAGACACAGGCATTAAGGTTCTTTTATTGGATGATATCACTTCTTCCATAATTTCCCTAGTGAGCACCCAATCAGAATTGTTGAACCATCAGGTGTATTTGATCGACAAGTTGGAGAACGAGAATAGAGATACGATAAAGCAATTGGATTGTGTGTGTTTCCTATCAGTATCAGAAAAAACTATAAACTTGCTTGTTGAGGAATTAGGAGCTCCCAAATACAAATCCTACAAGCTCTACTTCAATAATGTAGTTCCCAACTCATTCTTAGAGAGGTTGGCGGAGAGGGACGATTTGGAAATGGTCGATAAGGTCATGGAATTGTTCCTAGATTACgacattttgaacaagaacttgttttccttcaaacaactgaatattttcaattcaattGATGCTTGGAATCAGCAACAGTTTCTCTTGACTTTAGCAAGCTTGAAATCACTCTGCTTCTCCTTGCAAACGAATCCTATAATCAGGTATGAATCTAATAGTCGAATGTGTTCTAAGCTAGCTTCCGATTTGTCATACGAATTTGGGCAAAGTTCTAAAATTATGGAAAAGTTCCCGGTGAATGATATCCCTCCTGTCCTGTTAATTCTTGACCGAAAAAACGACCCAATCACTCCATTATTAAATCCTTGGACTTATCAATCTATGGTACACGAGCTTTTAGGAATTTTCAATAATACGGTGGATTTAACGGGAACTCCTTCTGATCTGCCCCCAGATCTAATCAAACTGGTATTGAATCCCTCTCAAGATCCATTTTATGCTCAGTCTCTATATTTGAATTTCGGAGACTTGTCCGATAGTATAAAAACATACGTAAACGagtacaaagaaaaaaccGTCAAACACAATTCTAATGAATTGACAGATTTGAATGATATGAAACACTTTCTGGAATCTTTTCCagaattcaaaaaactttcaaacaacatttccaaacatATGGGCTTGATTACAGAATTAGATAGAAAAATCAACGAAAATCACTTATGGCAAGTGAGTGAATTGGAACAATCCATAGCTGTTAATGACAATCATAATGCTGACCTTCAAGAACTAGAAAAGCTGTTGACATCTCAAGAGTTCAAGATTGCCAACAACTTAAAAGTTAAATTAGTATGTTTGTATGCCATACGATATGAACTTCATCCCAACAACcagcttccaaaaatgtTGTCAATACTTTTACAGCAGGGGGTGCCAGAGTTTGAAATAAATACAGTCAACAGGATGTTGAAATACTCGGGAAGTACCAAACGATTGAATGATGACTCTGAATCTTCGATATTTAACCAGGCAACAAATAATCTACTGCAGGGGTTCAAACAAAGTCATGAAAACGACAATATTTATATGCAGCATATTCCAAGGTTGGAAAGAGTTATCAGCAAGTTAGTGAAAAATAAGCTACCCACAGCGCATTATCCGACTTTaatcaatgattttttgaagaagcaacGCCCTGTTTCTGATCTAAATGGAGCCAGGCTGCAAGATATtattattttctttgttggtGGAGTCACTTATGAAGAGGCCCGAATAATtaacaatttcaatctGGTGAACAAGTCTACGAGGATAGTTATAGGGGGAACTACAGTACACAACACGAATAGTTTTATGACTCAAGTTCTAGAATTGGAGTAG
- a CDS encoding Cytochrome c lysine methyltransferase, trimethylates residue 72 of apo-cytochrome c (Cyc1p), with protein sequence MGEMELSLDVEYPNNLVEIGQSSIDGGGSGIFVNLEKLRQLPPSKTYSLIVVKRSSTISLEECQRVLQSLSETSKSSEIIRHCLLFVHQHLGDQLTETLIVFFYVVGYHCIIELGLDVPQISKFKSYLQVLLNTEVNSIQKDSLEELNAIEPYMSRDFLFQVNLKALKSDYAIYELFIESVEKYGITQDKLSIEQFLQFKAAVKSRTLEIPGKVLDDDQFSISITMVPILDYINHSNSLTNSFFDVNEDNDIVLKFEYSSEAFDGQSSQELFISYLPLEDVGKLFFNSGFIPTDDGYKIIQFPINEIDRQLLIENELPTSYIFLLQIKDNEIVQVTFPFDHLMKEVTNSDLTTYHAIVAQDCTKALEKLPSNVKGNISAYVSFIRKVLQFVSRQKPETFSQFTGPRDESLIQELCSLIWPSTNI encoded by the coding sequence ATGGGGGAAATGGAGTTATCGTTGGACGTGGAGTATCCAAACAACTTAGTGGAGATTGGCCAATCGTCGATTGATGGTGGAGGCTCGGGAATATTCGTGAATCTGGAAAAATTACGTCAATTACCTCCGTCAAAGACGTATAGTCTCATCGTTGTAAAGAGATCATCCACCATTTCATTGGAGGAATGCCAAAGGGTTCTCCAATCACTATCAGAAACCTCCAAGTCTAGTGAAATAATTCGCCATTGccttctttttgttcaCCAGCATCTCGGCGATCAGCTCACAGAAACCTTGATCGTCTTTTTTTACGTTGTAGGATACCATTGTATCATTGAGCTCGGACTGGATGTCCCTCAAATTAGCAAGTTCAAGTCTTATCTGCAGGTTCTACTGAACACTGAAGTTAATTCCATCCAGAAAGATTCGTTGGAGGAGTTAAATGCTATCGAGCCATACATGTCGAGAgattttttgtttcaagtaAATTTAAAAGCATTGAAAAGTGACTATGCTATTtatgaacttttcattgaatCTGTTGAAAAGTATGGTATCACCCAAGACAAGCTGTCTATAGAacaatttctccaattcaAAGCTGCTGTTAAATCTAGGACCTTGGAAATTCCCGGGAAAGTTTTAGATGACgatcaattttcaatctcaatTACTATGGTTCCCATACTGGACTATATCAACCACAGCAACAGTTTAACTAACTCATTCTTCGATGTCAACGAAGACAACGATattgttttgaaatttgagTACTCTTCCGAGGCTTTTGATGGTCAATCAAGCCAAGAATTGTTCATCTCTTACTTGCCGTTAGAGGATGTTGGAAAATTGTTTTTCAATAGTGGATTCATCCCCACCGATGACGGTTATAAGATAATTCAATTTCCTATCAACGAGATAGATCGCCAACTTTTGATCGAAAACGAACTGCCAACCTCCTACATTTTTCTTCTACAAATCAAGGATAACGAAATAGTACAAGTAACCTTTCCTTTTGATCATCTGATGAAAGAAGTCACCAACTCCGATCTAACCACTTATCATGCTATTGTCGCTCAAGATTGTACCAAAGCATTGGAGAAACTTCCCTCTAATGTCAAGGGAAACATCTCTGCTTACGTTTCATTCATACGCAaggttcttcaatttgtaTCCAGGCAGAAACCAGAAACTTTCAGCCAATTCACAGGTCCTAGAGATGAATCGCTAATACAAGAGCTATGCTCCTTGATATGGCCATCGACCAATATATAA
- a CDS encoding Protein that relieves transcriptional repression by binding to the Cyc8p-Tup1p corepressor, with protein sequence MPLRRTRGRSQDYSLKKSPDQEDLDIDEDLDEEVTRCICGNEELNTDDSSVDTGFFIQCENCSVWQHGYCVGIKDTADSPEKYWCEQCKPELHALIEHGTKSLYIPVNGEVKVEDDPPESLKETEPANQSAPEESDSRDQIETKDTKDAKEIKKNRDVKGSKDGKHSKESKETKDSKDAKEKLSVKQEEARSRLSVRESRQLQQALELSAKESGVKPETIEVLERPRRTANSNGTEHTSDESEPSSNKRKNDTVVSNKKGKELKSKRLKSASSSSSSKESKKEDKKILQLNSEKPFKPKTHSSKISMIEMRKRIAGILEFIGRTQIEMANEENERAQLTKHLKDDADDEDTALKLKIETNLITSSKNTLTMMDSLTRKLLRWEQRFGAPG encoded by the coding sequence ATGCCTCTCCGAAGGACACGAGGACGATCACAGGACtacagtttgaaaaaaagtCCTGATCAAGAAGACCTGGACATTGACGAGGATCTGGACGAGGAAGTTACCCGTTGTATATGCGGTAACGAAGAGCTCAACACCGATGATTCCAGCGTCGACACTGGGTTCTTCATTCAGTGTGAAAACTGTTCAGTGTGGCAACATGGCTACTGTGTAGGCATCAAAGATACTGCTGATTCACCTGAAAAGTATTGGTGCGAGCAATGTAAACCTGAATTGCATGCATTGATAGAACATGGAACGAAGTCATTGTATATACCCGTCAATGGAGAAGTCAAAGTCGAAGACGATCCGCCCGAAAGCCTGAAGGAAACTGAGCCTGCTAACCAGAGTGCTCCGGAGGAAAGTGACTCAAGGGATCAAATCGAAACGAAAGACACGAAGGATGCCAAagagataaagaaaaacagaGATGTCAAGGGCTCCAAAGATGGCAAGCATAGTAAAGAGAGTAAGGAAACAAAGGACTCAAAAGAtgcaaaggagaaactaAGCGTCAAACAAGAGGAAGCTCGATCAAGGCTAAGTGTCAGAGAATCCAGACAGTTACAGCAGGCCCTGGAGTTGAGTGCCAAAGAGAGCGGAGTAAAACCTGAGACGATAGAGGTATTGGAGAGACCCAGAAGAACTGCTAATTCCAATGGCACGGAACATACTAGCGATGAAAGTGAGCCTTCGTCCAATAAGAGGAAGAACGACACTGTTGTGTCTAATaaaaagggaaaagagCTCAAGAGTAAAAGGCTGAAATCTgcatcgtcttcatcttcttctaaagaaagcaaaaaagaagataaaaaaaTCTTACAGTTGAATTCTGAAAAGCCGTTCAAACCAAAGACGCATTCTTCCAAGATCAGTATGATAGAAATGCGCAAAAGAATCGCCGGAATCTTAGAGTTTATCGGACGAACACAGATCGAAATGGCcaatgaagagaatgaaagGGCCCAGCTTACCAAGCATTTGAAAGACGATgcagatgatgaagatacagctctcaaattgaaaattgagACTAATCTCATTACTTCATCGAAAAACACTCTCACTATGATGGACTCTCTTACAAGAAAACTACTGCGATGGGAGCAACGATTTGGTGCACCAGGATAA
- a CDS encoding Serine/threonine protein phosphatase Z, isoform of Ppz2p translates to MGNSPSKNELNAAITTNSHANSNSSNGVAGDELNGELDEKSAAAATSLSTNLNHKHKQRSHNINVNALPQPTKTSRSSPLTGVSPYDLEISAQMARCLSNFTNNSDDLLFSSSLGSECSLSSSTTPPTSNATGKVSQENQSRMSLDPIFEISQESTPTPATPTLPTAFPLKEEHLISKRGRKESTLSSGSSQGDPLDVDIDEVINNLIEAGLSRSFSKKICVSNHDMKIICAKAREVFLSQPTLLELAAPVKIVGDIHGQFYDLLRIFKLCGSPPSSNFLFLGDYVDRGKQSLETMILLLCFKIKYPENFFLLRGNHECANITKQYGFYDECKRRTSSSKIWKAFVDVFNTLPIAATIGNKIFCVHGGLSPHLTNLAQINSIQRPTDVPESGILSDLLWSDPDADILAWKENDRGVSYCFGKRVINKFCKHFQFDLIVRAHMVVEDGYEFFNNRKLVTVFSAPNYCGEFDNYGAVMSVDKGLMCSFDLLKPDK, encoded by the coding sequence ATGGGAAACAGCCCGTCCAAAAATGAACTTAATGCAGCAATAACAACTAACTCCCACGCCAACAGCAACAGCTCCAATGGTGTCGCAGGAGACGAACTAAACGGGGAACTAGACGAGAAGTCTGCGGCGGCGGCGACGTCGCTGTCTACTAATCTTAATCATAAACACAAACAGAGGTCGCACAATATCAACGTCAACGCCCTCCCCCAGCCTACCAAGACTTCACGTTCTTCGCCGCTAACAGGAGTATCCCCTTATGACTTGGAGATCTCCGCCCAGATGGCAAGATGTCTGTCTAATTTTACCAACAACTCTGATGaccttcttttctcttcttctttagGATCGGAGTGTTCGTTGTCTTCGTCCACTACACCTCCTACCTCCAACGCTACTGGCAAGGTTTCGcaagaaaatcaaagtCGAATGTCGCTGGACCCGATATTCGAAATTTCACAAGAGTCTACACCAACACCCGCCACACCCACTTTACCCACTGCTTTccctttgaaagaggaacATCTTATTTCCAAGAGAGGTCGTAAGGAGTCTACGCTGTCGTCGGGATCTTCTCAAGGTGATCCACTCGACGTAGACATCGATGAGGTAATAAATAACCTTATTGAAGCCGGTCTTTCTCGgtcattctccaagaaaataTGTGTTTCAAACCATGATATGAAGATTATCTGTGCAAAGGCACGAGAGGTGTTCTTGAGCCAACCTACTCTCTTAGAGCTCGCCGCTCCTGTCAAGATTGTAGGTGACATTCATGGTCAGTTCTACGATCTGCTGAGAATTTTCAAGTTATGCGGTTCTCCTCCTTCGTCcaatttccttttcttgGGTGATTACGTCGATAGAGGAAAGCAATCCCTGGAAACCATGATACTTCTACTatgcttcaaaatcaagtaccctgaaaactttttcctACTACGTGGGAACCATGAGTGTGCTAACATCACCAAGCAATATGGATTTTATGATGAATGCAAAAGACGGActtcctcctccaaaaTATGGAAGGCTTTCGTTGATGTGTTCAACACGCTTCCCATTGCAGCAACTATCGGAAACAAAATATTTTGTGTTCATGGAGGACTTTCTCCTCATTTGACCAATTTAGCTCAAATCAACTCTATCCAGCGTCCCACAGACGTTCCAGAATCTGGTATACTTAGTGATCTTTTATGGTCCGACCCAGATGCGGACATTTTAGCctggaaagagaatgacCGAGGAGTTTCCTATtgttttggaaagagagTGATCAACAAGTTCTGTAAGCATTTTCAATTCGATCTCATCGTTAGAGCACACATGGTGGTGGAAGATGGATACGAGTTTTTTAATAACAGAAAGTTGGTGACAGTTTTCAGTGCACCTAACTATTGTGGCGAATTTGATAACTACGGTGCCGTAATGAGTGTGGACAAAGGACTCATGTGCTCCTTTGATCTTCTAAAACCGGACAAATAA
- a CDS encoding Putative mannosidase, essential glycosylphosphatidylinositol (GPI)-anchored membrane protein has translation MWILWLLTTVSALSLDVDSKDSICEATTHIINGMMDYYEGTRYGGTVGMFQTPYYWWQAGEAFGGMIENWFMCDNNTYEEIIYDALLHQTGDNFNYIPANQSTTEGNDDQGFWGFAAMGAAERNFTDPPEDYPSWVALTQAVYNTMWARWDNATCSGGLRWQIFTWNSGYDYKNTISNGCLLHIAARLARFTQNETYGETAEQVWQWLDDVGFINDQGGTYLIYDGANIVSGECTDITTIEWTYNYGVLMAGCAYMYDFTHDEVWLTRTTTLLSSISIFLNDNVIYEQQCQAAMNCNNDQRSFKSIFSRCLGYTAKLVPSLTDQIMTILTASAEGAAKSCSGGTDGVTCGLNWNIGAYDNMYGLGEQMSALEVITQLLVLDSPAPYSQNESSSKSDPEAGIGSSTRINMNDLDITGKDKAGAAILTVLVLGVFIGGLVWIVL, from the coding sequence ATGTGGATCTTGTGGCTTTTGACGACAGTCTCAGCTCTATCGCTGGACGTTGACTCTAAGGACTCCATCTGCGAGGCCACTACACATATTATAAATGGTATGATGGACTACTATGAAGGAACGAGGTATGGAGGTACTGTGGGAATGTTCCAGACACCATATTACTGGTGGCAGGCGGGTGAAGCATTTGGAGGAATGATCGAAAACTGGTTCATGTGTGACAACAACACGTACGAAGAGATCATTTATGATGCTCTACTGCACCAAACAGGTGACAACTTTAACTATATCCCTGCCAATCAATCCACCACTGAAGGAAATGATGATCAGGGTTTCTGGGGATTTGCAGCAATGGGTGCCGCTGAGAGAAACTTTACTGATCCCCCAGAAGATTATCCAAGTTGGGTTGCGCTGACTCAAGCAGTCTACAACACAATGTGGGCTCGTTGGGATAATGCCACCTGTTCTGGAGGTTTACGTTGGCAAATTTTCACGTGGAATTCAGGCTACGATTACAAGAATACTATCAGTAATGGGTGTCTTTTGCACATTGCCGCGCGTCTGGCCAGGTTTACTCAAAATGAGACTTATGGCGAGACGGCGGAACAAGTCTGGCAATGGCTAGATGATGTTGGGTTTATCAACGACCAAGGTGGAACATATCTTATCTACGATGGTGCGAATATCGTAAGTGGAGAGTGTACTGATATTACAACTATCGAGTGGACCTATAACTACGGTGTCTTAATGGCTGGCTGTGCTTATATGTACGATTTCACCCATGATGAAGTGTGGCTAACTCGAACGACCACGTTgctttcttcaatatcCATTTTCCTGAATGACAATGTCATTTATGAACAACAATGCCAGGCTGCTATGAATTGTAACAACGATCAGCGGTCTTTCAAGAGTATTTTCAGTCGATGCTTGGGCTACACGGCCAAGCTAGTACCCTCTTTGACCGACCAAATAATGACAATCCTGACAGCTTCGGCTGAAGGGGCTGCCAAATCGTGTTCTGGTGGTACTGATGGAGTTACCTGTGGTCTCAATTGGAATATAGGTGCTTATGATAACATGTATGGGCTAGGTGAGCAGATGAGTGCTTTGGAGGTAATTACACAGTTATTGGTGCTTGATTCCCCGGCTCCTTACTCGCAGAACGAGTCGTCGTCTAAGAGTGACCCTGAAGCTGGAATAGGGTCTTCCACCCGAATTAATATGAATGATTTGGACATCACAGGAAAGGATAAAGCTGGTGCTGCTATCTTGACAGTGTTGGTACTCGGCGTTTTCATTGGAGGTCTGGTATGGATAGTGCTCTAG